From the genome of Pelmatolapia mariae isolate MD_Pm_ZW linkage group LG12, Pm_UMD_F_2, whole genome shotgun sequence, one region includes:
- the LOC134639425 gene encoding kinesin-like protein KIF24 has product MTLCLYECLRAVGLQHHYARFASVGVCRTAHISVLTMEDYPLLGIHTMEDRTRLFQLVQFVKTLDLEGLGYDDDDDDYDYSHGGRVEGSTIVDSSFCHDSDSIFDDEDGNGAAVNNIIASTFARPSHVRRRLDFSNETSDHHQRLSHPVVHVNMSYARYEESIRKKGSATSVQHQYRPKPKPANVTSNTFNHKPLGHKDRKRTTRKQTLYTEMDADGCMCKPTPVYEAKRTAGYNYGLPMSTPPAQCKQARQAEEQRIKVCVRKRPLTCTESRQREADVVTTPGGECVIVHEVKEAVDLSQYILQHKFYFDQVFGEESSNEEVYHQTAYPLVQHMLKGGKVTCFAYGQTGAGKTHTMLGSPAIPGLYALAVQDIFAHLSATHSYQLVFVSFFEIYCGQLYDLLDHRKRLFAREDGQRVVHISGLRDVRVDSVSSLLEVISQGTAERTQGMSGVNPLSSRSHALLQIQLRDSNQQIAGRMWFVDLAGSERASDAKEPDRQSRMEGAEINQSLLALKECIRSLDQEQSHTPFRQSKLTQVLKDSFVGDSMTCMIANISPGHTATEHTLNTLRYADRVKELKRQGGLRGRRRNRGKTAASPKQNLFSSTTGSTVSSRGKSPPKKPKLTRQSDSFGPTTPTTRSPVTSAFLCSTPKNTKCGEEANARRRAEIRLEHISPVRGWLRIGDKRHRSNGADELEGGRIGNDSFKSMERQSVSQQSPRAVLVSGQPKDKRAWKVQKEGEAHETDSFFTESKSDSCFREEEHEEHAMKGGIKKGGENGDANSKGEGIIQRELPKANERDKERERHLRWYHKQLQQFMPSSASLSSQLSSPSIYPSPSSSTQPSVSHLSISSHANHGLELVLDGYTTRSEDRVNGNRGRVFSPSAEILLQTETSSISNNISEEDASGDSGGVGENSRASLEGTWTGFEQERGRNEKRRSLEAASEERQRRKERRPAGVERGEGRWVWMSNGTAGAVCFDTSETQLCHSSDSQDRLEVGVAGLNASDDPADGVWSAGKGGAAQKGCLLSAHMNNEGNSLISYPPAEQPLSPDCEHTSTLLIPDMLSAASFESKCTRVIPEAVPSNTEREKELWFADNPGKLPATLPSTTSITPTEPLNKPPENPAHTQLHNHSEVKKLVLPQNETQVDSFSSIMEPLSISQLQVDQQAATISFLRGDNNNTLLSPLNENREYNKWEEMEEVVEDENTGLQLSFVELPQAKTHYPPLSDTTTATNHTEGKQDVHLSNCYTGIPEDILGSSQDQDSNQKQTPPAIFNKPPTSPLTKSTCTSVQGLPSLQDLMTNDAQVPPEYAHDNHEKLPLASILTPQLESVSGYTPASQCHTVYSNHSSNSTTSLQPNNLGEFNDEESTTNHHVRPTMFNLDDLDHAKWCIFKAHWEQLKEMEALCRKEGKLLCQQPDMAFGEYVHQLEEIMEKKARCVHSMRAQLQPYLKPITSNHPQGADDHRSTS; this is encoded by the exons atGACACTTTGTCTGTATGAGTGTCTGAGAGCGGTCGGGCTACAGCATCACTATGCCAG GTTTGCCTCAGTGGGTGTTTGTCGTACAGCCCACATCTCAGTACTCACCATGGAGGACTACCCCCTGCTGGGGATACACACAATGGAGGACAGGACTCGGTTATTTCAACTTGTCCAATTTGTCAAAACTCTTGATCTGGAGGGCCTTggatatgatgatgatgatgatgattatgactATAGCCATGGTGGACGCGTCGAAGGCAGCACTATAGTGGATAGCAGCTTTTGTCACGATAGTGACAGCATttttgatgatgaagatggtaaTGGAGCTGCTGTCAATAATATAATTGCCAGCACTTTTGCCAGACCATCACATGTTCGCAGGCGACTTGATTTCAGTAATGAGACCAGTGATCATCATCAGCGGTTGTCTCATCCTGTTGTTCACGTTAACATGAGTTATGCCAGATATGAGGAGTCCATTCGTAAAAAAGGATCTGCTACCTCTGTGCAACATCAATATAGGCCAAAACCCAAGCCTGCAAATGTGACATCAAACACATTTAATCACAAACCTTTGggtcacaaagacagaaaaagaaccACAAGGAAGCAAACTCTTTATACAGAAATGGACGCTGATGGATGCATGTGTAAGCCAACACCTGTTTATGAAGCAAAGAGAACAGCTGGATATAACTATGGACTACCAATGAGTACTCCTCCTGCTCAGTGCAAACA AGCCAGGCAAGCAGAAGAGCAGCGGATTAAGGTGTGTGTAAGGAAAAGACCACTGACATGCACCGAGAGCCGACAAAGAGAGGCAGATGTTGTGACAACTCCAGGTGGAGAGTGTGTGATTGTCCATGAAGTCAAGGAAGCCGTGGATCTCTCACAATACATACTGCAG CACAAGTTCTACTTTGACCAAGTTTTTGGGGAGGAAAGCTCCAACGAAGAAGTTTATCACCAAACAGCATATCCTCTGGTGCAGCACATGCTCAAAGG aGGCAAAGTCACCTGCTTTGCATATGGCCAAACAGGTGCAGGGAAGACTCACACCATGCTGGGTTCACCTGCCATTCCAGGACTGTATGCTCTGGCAGTTCAGGACATCTTTGCTCACCTGTCAGCCACACACTCATACCAGCTGGTGTTTGTCAGCTTCTTCGAGATCTACTGTGGTCAGCTGTATGACCTGCTGGACCACAGAAAAAG GTTATTTGCTAGGGAGGATGGACAGAGAGTGGTTCACATTTCAGGGCTGCGAGATGTCAGAGTGGACTCAGTCAGCTCTCTGCTAGAG GTGATTTCTCAGGGTACAGCCGAGCGGACACAGGGGATGAGTGGCGTTAATCCACTCTCTTCTCGATCCCACGCCTTGCTTCAGATTCAGCTTAGAGATTCAAACCAGCAGATAGCTGGCAG aATGTGGTTTGTGGATCTGGCAGGAAGCGAAAGAGCATCCGATGCCAAAGAACCTGACAGGCAGAGCCGCATGGAGGGAGCTGAGATCAACCAGAGTCTGTTGGCT CTTAAAGAATGTATCCGGTCACTTGATCAAGAACAGTCGCACACACCTTTTAGGCAGAGCAAACTGACTCAG GTTTTGAAAGATTCATTTGTCGGTGACTCAATGACATGCATGATTGCCAACATTTCACCTGGTCACACAGCAACGGAGCACACACTTAATACACTGAGATATGCAGACCG GGTAAAAGAGCTGAAAAGACAAGGAGGgctgagaggaagaagaagaaacagaggcAAGACAGCAGCCTCACCCAAACAAAACCTGTTCAGCAGCACCACTGGTAGCACTGTTAGCAGTAGAGGGAAAAGTCCTCCAAAGAAGCCAAAGTTAACAAGACAAAGCGATTCTTTCGGTCCCACAACTCCTACCACAAGGTCACCCGTGACGAGTGCATTTCTCTGCTCCACACCCAAGAACACCAAATGTGGAGAGGAAGCAAATGCGAGACGGAGGGCAGAGATCAGACTTGAACATATTTCTCCAGTTAGAGGTTGGCTGAGAATAGGTGACAAAAGGCATCGGAGTAATGGAGCAGATGAATTAGAAGGGGGGAGAATAGGAAATGACAGTTTTAAAAGTATGGAGAGACAGTCTGTTAGTCAGCAAAGCCCCAGGGCAGTGCTGGTGTCGGGACAACCAAAAGACAAGCGTGCATGGAAGGTGCAAAAAGAGGGAGAAGCTCATGAGACTGATTCATTTTTTACTGAAAGTAAATCTGACTCCTGTTTCAGAGAAGAAGAACATGAGGAACATGCTATGAAAGGTGGAATAAAAAAAGGTGGCGAGAATGGAGATGCAAATAGTAAAGGGGAAGGGATAATACAAAGGGAGTTACCAAAGGCCAATGAAAGGgataaggaaagagagaggcATCTGAGATGGTATCACAAGCAGCTGCAGCAGTTTATGCCCTCTTCTGCTTCTTTATCCAGCCAACTCTCCTCACCCTCTATATATCCATCTCCCTCTTCCTCTACTCAGCCTTCTGTCTCTCACCTCTCCATTTCTTCCCATGCGAATCATGGTTTGGAACTGGTTTTAGATGGATACACAACCAGATCTGAAGATAGAGTTAATGGTAACAGAGGACGGGTGTTTTCTCCCAGCGCTGAGATTCTGTTACAAACTGAAACCTCTTCGATCTCCAATAACATTAGTGAAGAGGATGCTAGTGGAGACAGTGGTGGCGTTGGGGAAAACTCGAGGGCATCTTTGGAAGGAACATGGACAGGATTTGAACAAGAAAGGGGTAGAAACGAGAAGAGGAGGTCACTTGAGGCAGCAAGTGAAGAAAGacaaagaaggaaagagaggAGGCCAGCTGGAGTGGAGAGGGGAGAAGGGAGGTGGGTATGGATGTCAAATGGGACAGCAGGTGCTGTCTGCTTTGACACAAGTGAGACACAATTGTGTCACAGCTCTGATTCACAAGACAGACTGGAAGTGGGTGTGGCAGGACTGAATGCCTCAGATGACCCAGCTGATGGAGTGTGGAGTGCTGGGAAGGGGGGAGCAGCTCAAAAAGGGTGTTTATTGTCTGCTCACATGAACAATGAGGGCAACAGCCTCATTAGCTACCCCCCTGCAGAGCAGCCCCTCTCCCCAGACTGTGAACATACCAGCACACTCCTGATCCCAGATATGCTTAGTGCTGCCTCTTTTGAATCAAAGTGTACGAGAGTCATCCCAGAGGCAGTACcatcaaacacagagagagagaaagaactATGGTTTGCTGATAATCCTGGTAAATTGCCAGCTACATTACCTTCCACTACTTCCATCACACCTACTGAGCCCCTTAACAAACCACCAGAAAATCCAGCTCACACTCAGCTACATAACCATTCAGAAGTCAAAAAGTTGGTTTTACCTCAAAATGAGACTCAGGTGGATTCTTTTAGCTCCATCATGGAGCCCCTCAGCATCTCCCAGCTTCAAGTGGATCAACAGGCTGCTACAATCTCTTTCCTGCGAGgggacaacaacaacaccttgCTCAGTCCTCTTAATGAGAATAGAGAATACAACAAGTGGGAAGAGATGGAGGAAGTTGTAGAGGACGAGAATACGGGTTTGCAACTGTCTTTCGTGGAACTGCCACAGGCAAAGACGCACTACCCTCCCTTATCTGACACTACGACAGCTACGAATCACACAGAGGGAAAACAAGACGTACATCTCAGTAATTGTTACACAG GTATTCCTGAAGATATTTTGGGCTCCTCACAGGATCAAGATAGTAATCAGAAGCAAACACCACCGGCTATATTCAACAAACCTCCTACATCACCACTTACAAAATCTACATGCACTTCTGTGCAAGGGTTACCCAGTTTACAGGATTTAATGACAAATGATGCACAAGTTCCACCAGAATATGCACATGATAACCACGAAAAACTTCCATTGGCTTCCATTTTAACACCACAATTAGAAAGTGTCTCAGGTTACACACCAGCAAGCCAGTGTCACACAGTATATTCAAATCATTCCTCCAACTCAACCACCTCACTCCAACCAAACAATCTTGGAGAGTTTAATGATGAAGAAAGCACCACTAATCACCACGTTAGACCCACGATGTTTAACCTGGACGACTTAGACCACGCAAA GTGGTGTATATTCAAGGCCCACTGGGAGCAGCTAAAAGAGATGGAAGCTTTATGTCGTAAAGAGGGGAAGCTTCTGTGCCAGCAGCCTGATATG GCATTTGGAGAATATGTCCACCAGCTGGAGGAAATCATGGAGAAAAAGGCTCGGTGTGTACACAGCATGAGAGCTCAGCTGCAGCCATATCTGAAGCCCATTACCTCAAACCACCCACAGGGAGCAGACGATCACAGATCAACTAGTTGA